From Nicotiana tabacum cultivar K326 chromosome 15, ASM71507v2, whole genome shotgun sequence, the proteins below share one genomic window:
- the LOC107797378 gene encoding uncharacterized protein LOC107797378 translates to MADDTEKPKSDAGAESESEHEPEAKALRLKTLAEQKYNSGNLKLALKYARRAHRLNPNLDGVSEMLTSFKILRTSTINTVNTSILPDYYKILQIERFSHINTIKIQYKKLALTLHPDKNPYVASEEAFKLVNEAFRVLSDKSRRKEYDVKLRVSMQSDLMAEEGSETGETTTFWTACSGCRLLHQFDRKYLGHNLMCPSCKKSFEAIEVEENSENLGVSEGTRVSARIKARKSVNLGFSRNGELGVKGKMGNVGEVLKRPRGKMMRSVDENGVGDKGVRAKRAAKVRDVDTEGDIESDDCLIEGLRSRTKGKVRIGDGTEVVGAKRTVKVRNVDMEGDVESDDGLIKELRSRSKSKVRNVGEGEEETMTLAEMQMLVKKKVNKEKVEVGEKRKEKAEIDKAVNFNLTEKVSEERKETDLSFKDEEDEVEMERLIARVREKRVRRESLKGDGLEHGGKGRDLDRKRGGKGSRQDDLEIVAENEKEENEKAMEFNLTEKESEKRKETGLSLIEDEDEVEMEKLIARVREKRVRRESLKGDGLEDGGRRDLSSKRGGKGSRQDAEIMAENEKAMKFNLIEKESEKRKETDLSLIEEEDEVEMENLIARVREKRVRHESLKADSLEDGGRRRVSSRKKGKGSRHEETEQNKKGMKFNLAEMESEKTKETDLSLIEKEDELEMETPIARVREKRVKHDLLKGDGSEDGGRRRVSSSKRGKGSWQDVLETMAVETFDLYNFDKDRVERSFKKGQVWAVYDDDGMPRDYALIDDVISVHPFEVKLSRLEFQSNSDEALLHWGKMGFHISCGKFKVSTHALVKSLKKFSHVVDCERAARELYRIYPSKGSIWALYKENALGAGSRTLMVEDKQSYDIVVSLSSYTDLHGVSIAYLEKVDGFRTLFKRREIGAHAVKLLGKNELGLFSHRIPARKLSDEEASNISKHCWEVDPASLPHKFLAIWGS, encoded by the coding sequence ATGGCCGACGACACAGAAAAACCAAAATCCGACGCCGGcgccgaatccgaatccgaacaTGAGCCCGAAGCTAAAGCTTTACGACTCAAAACCCTAGCGGAGCAGAAATACAATTCCGGCAACCTAAAATTAGCTCTCAAATACGCAAGACGAGCTCACCGTCTCAACCCTAACCTCGACGGCGTTTCCGAAATGCTCACTTCCTTCAAAATCCTCCGTACATCCACTATTAACACCGTTAACACTTCAATTCTCCCTGACTACTACAAAATCCTCCAAATTGAACGGTTCTCACACATAAACACCATAAAAATACAGTACAAAAAGCTAGCCCTAACCCTACACCCTGATAAGAACCCTTACGTGGCATCAGAGGAGGCGTTTAAGCTTGTTAACGAAGCGTTTAGGGTTTTATCGGATAAGAGCAGGAGGAAGGAGTATGATGTGAAACTTAGGGTTTCTATGCAGTCGGATTTAATGGCTGAGGAGGGTAGTGAAACGGGTGAAACGACGACGTTTTGGACGGCGTGTTCGGGGTGTAGATTGTTGCATCAGTTTGATAGAAAGTATTTAGGGCATAATTTGATGTGTCCAAGTTGTAAGAAAAGTTTCGAGGCGATTGAGGTTGAAGAAAATAGTGAAAATTTAGGGGTTTCTGAAGGGACAAGAGTGAGTGCTAGGATTAAGGCTAGGAAAAGTGTGAATTTGGGGTTTTCAAGAAATGGGGAGTTAGGGGTGAAGGGGAAAATGGGGAACGTTGGTGAGGTTTTGAAGAGGCCGAGAGGAAAAATGATGAGAAGTGTTGATGAAAATGGTGTTGGTGATAAGGGTGTAAGGGCAAAGAGGGCGGCGAAAGTAAGGGATGTGGACACGGAAGGAGATATTGAGAGCGATGATTGTTTGATTGAAGGGTTGAGGTCGAGGACTAAGGGTAAGGTGAGAATTGGTGATGGAACTGAGGTTGTAGGGGCAAAGAGGACGGTGAAAGTAAGGAATGTGGACATGGAAGGAGATGTTGAGAGCGATGATGGTTTGATTAAGGAGTTGAGGTCTAGGAGTAAGAGTAAGGTGAGGAATGTAGGTGAGGGGGAGGAAGAGACAATGACATTAGCTGAGATGCAAATGTTAGTAAAAAAGAAGGTGAACAAGGAAAAGGTGGAGGTAGGAGAGAAGAGGAAAGAAAAGGCGGAGATTGATAAGGCAGTTAATTTTAATTTAACAGAAAAGGTAAGCGAGGAAAGAAAGGAGACAGATTTGAGTTTCAAAGACGAGGAAGATGAAGTGGAAATGGAGAGGCTGATTGCGAGAGTGAGAGAGAAGAGGGTGAGGCGTGAGTCGTTAAAGGGGGATGGTTTGGAGCATGGAGGAAAAGGAAGGGATTTAGATAGAAAGAGGGGTGGTAAAGGGTCAAGGCAGGATGATTTGGAGATAGTGGCGGAGAATGAAAAGGAGGAGAATGAGAAGGCGATGGAGTTCAATTTAACGGAAAAGGAGAGTGAAAAAAGAAAGGAGACTGGATTGAGTTTgatagaagatgaagatgaagtgGAGATGGAGAAGCTTATTGCGAGGGTGAGAGAGAAGAGGGTGAGGCGTGAGTCGTTAAAGGGGGATGGTTTGGAGGATGGAGGAAGAAGGGACTTAAGTAGCAAGAGGGGTGGTAAAGGGTCAAGGCAGGATGCGGAGATAATGGCAGAAAATGAGAAGGCGATGAAGTTCAATTTGATCGAAAAGGAAAGTGAGAAAAGAAAGGAGACTGATTTGAGTTTGATAGAAGAGGAAGATGAAGTGGAGATGGAGAATCTTATTGCGAGGGTGAGAGAGAAGAGGGTGAGGCATGAGTCGTTAAAGGCGGATAGTTTGGAGGATGGAGGAAGAAGAAGGGTTTCAAGTAGGAAGAAGGGTAAAGGGTCTAGGCATGAAGAAACTGAGCAGAATAAGAAGGGAATGAAGTTTAATTTAGCGGAAATGGAAAGTGAGAAAACAAAGGAGACTGATTTGAGTTTGATAGAAAAGGAAGATGAATTGGAGATGGAGACACCGATTGCGAGGGTGAGAGAGAAGAGGGTGAAGCATGATTTGTTAAAAGGGGATGGTTCGGAGGATGGAGGAAGAAGAAGGGTTTCAAGTAGCAAGAGGGGTAAAGGGTCTTGGCAGGATGTTTTGGAGACAATGGCAGTGGAAACTTTTGATCTTTATAATTTTGACAAGGATAGAGTAGAGAGGAGTTTCAAGAAAGGACAAGTATGGGCTGTTTATGACGATGATGGAATGCCAAGGGACTATGCTTTGATTGATGATGTTATTTCTGTGCATCCCTTTGAGGTGAAATTGAGTAGGTTGGAGTTCCAAAGTAATAGTGATGAGGCACTGCTACATTGGGGGAAAATGGGTTTTCATATTTCTTGTGGGAAGTTTAAGGTGTCTACGCATGCTTTGGTTAAATCTTTGAAGAAGTTTTCACATGTTGTTGATTGTGAAAGAGCAGCAAGAGAGTTGTATAGGATTTACCCCTCGAAAGGTTCAATATGGGCATTGTATAAAGAGAATGCTTTAGGTGCTGGCAGCAGGACTCTAATGGTTGAGGATAAGCAATCTTATGATATTGTTGTATCTTTGAGTAGTTACACTGACTTACATGGCGTGAGTATTGCATATCTTGAAAAAGTTGATGGGTTTAGGACGCTTTTCAAGAGGAGAGAGATTGGGGCTCATGCTGTTAAGTTGTTAGGGAAGAATGAGCTTGGGTTGTTTTCGCATCGGATTCCTGCAAGGAAGCTATCTGATGAAGAAGCCTCAAACATCTCCAAGCACTGTTGGGAAGTGGATCCTGCTTCATTGCCTCACAAGTTCCTAGCTATTTGGGGAAGTTAA